The Synechococcus sp. WH 8101 sequence GGGTGGCACGGCGGCCCTGGTGGCTGCCCTGAATCTCGGCCCCTACCTGCGCACGGCCCTGATCTCCAGCGGTGTGGCGTTCGCCGGCTATGGGCCGCTCGTGGCCTGGTACATCCCGAATCGCTGGATCGACTACCTGCTGGGAAGCGGCCTGGCGCTGTTATCCGGGGTGCTCCTCTTTCCCCAGTCCTCGTTGCGCCGCTACCGACGTCTATTGGATCGGGGTGATCCGGAAAGCCTGGAGCAGCTGCGCCGGCTCTACCCGGCGGCCCGTGAAGAAGCCGCCTGGCTGGGGCAGGGGCTTGTCAGTCCAGACGCTCAGCGTGGGTGAGTGGCCATCAACCGTTGAACCTCCGCCGCGTGATAGCTGCTGCGCGTCAGCGGGCTGCTCACCACCTGCAGGAAGCCGAGCTGGTCTTCACCATGCCGGCGGAAGCTCTCGAATTGGTCCGGGGTCACGAACCGCTGCACCGGCAGATGCTTGGGCCCAGGCGAGAGGTACTGGCCGATGGTGACGATGTCGACCGCATGGCGCCGCAGGTCGGCCAGCGTCTCGTGCACCTCGGCATCGGTTTCCCCCAGCCCCACCATCAGGCCTGATTTGCTGTAAACCTTCGGCCAGCCCTCCCGAACGCGTTGCAGCAGCTCCAGGGAGCGGCTGTACACCCCCTGCGGTCGCGCCCGTTTGTAGAGGGTGGGAACGGTTTCGATGTTGTGGTTCAGCACATCGGGCCCGGCGTCCATCACGGTGGCCAGGGCGTTCCAGTCGCCACAGAAATCAGGAATCAGCAGTTCGATCGTGGTGAGGGGAGAGCGCTGCCGCACCTGTTGGATGCAGGCGACGAACTGGGAGGCGCCGCCATCGGCGAGATCGTCGCGGTTCACCGAAGTGATCACGACATGGCGCAAGCCCAGACGGGCCACCGCCTCGCCGAGTCGCTCCGGTTCGGTGGGGTCGAGCTCCCGCACGCTCTTGTCGAAATCAATGTCGCAGTAGGGGCAGGCGCGGGTGCAGCCCGGCCCCATGATCAGAAAAGTGGCGGTGCCGCCGGCGAAGCATTCGCCGATGTTGGGGCAGCTCGCTTCCTGGCAAACCGTGTTGAGCCTGAGATCGAGCAACAGATCGGCCACGGCGCCGATCCGTTCCCGCTGCGGCGCTTTGACGCGCAGCCACTCAGGTTTCAAGGCGGAGGTCATCTTCTACAGTCGGGCCATCGGGATGTAGCGCAGCTTGGTAGCGCACTTCGTTCGGGACGAAGGGGCCGCAGGTTCGAATCCTGTCATCCCGACTGCATGACGATCAGCTCAGGGCAGCGCCGGGGTACCCCCTCGGCGTCACCATCTGATCCGAGGCGACGTAGGTGCTGCTGTTGCCCACCAGTAACACCGTCAGCATGTCGACGTCGTCTGGATTGAGCGCGCCCAGGGTGGTGTGGTGCAGGCTCTCCTCCTTGCGGCCGAGCTGGCGGGCCAGCAGCACGGGCGTGGTGGCGCTCCGTTCCGCCAGCAGCAGGTCCCGGGCCCGGGCCAGTTGCCAGTCTCGATCTCGGGAGCGGGGGTTGTAGAGCGCCACGACGAAATCGCCCTTGGCGGCAGCCTCCAGCCGTCGTTCGATCACGGGCCACGGGGTGAGGCGATCACTGAGGCTGATCGTGCAGAAGTCGTGCATCAGGGGGGCTCCCACCCGGGCTGCCGCCAGCTGCAGCGCGGAGATGCCGGGGTGCACGGCAAAGGCGGGGCGCTCGCATTCCGGCAGGGCCAGCCAGAGCTCCAGGGCCAGTCCTGCCATGCCGTAGATGCCGCTGTCGCCCGAGGACACCAACGCCACCCGCACGCCCTGCCGGGCCAGGTCCAGCGCCTGGGCGCAGCGTTCCCGTTCCCGGGTGAGCTGACCATCCAGGCGCACCTGATCGCAGCGCCGCAAGGGTTCCAGCAGGTCGAGGTAGAGGCCATAGCCCACCCAGACGCTGCACTGGGCCAGGGCGCGCCGGGCCTCGGGAGTGAGAAGGTTCAGATCTCCAGGACCGCTGCCGATCAGATGGAGCTGCCCCCGCTGGGGAGCCTGGGGCAGGGCCGCCTGGGCGATCGCCACCGTGGCGGCACCCCGTTCCTCGCTGCTCTGCGGTTTTTCGATTGTTTTCGTCTGCCGTAGATGGCCCTGTTCCCCTGCAGCGAGAAGGGCTGCGGCTTCCGCCACCGATGCCGTGCCCATTTCCGCTTTCACCACGTCGGACGGGGTGGGCACCGCCACGGCCGCCAGTGCTTCAGCGCTATGCAGGCGCATGGGCCAGCCGCGTTGCTGCGCCAGGGCGATCAGGGCTGGTTCATCGCCTTTGCGATCGATGCTGCTCAGGCCGGCCACCGCTTCGATCGCCAGGCCGGCGTCTTCGAGCGACCGTTCGATCGCCCGGGAGATGAGGCTCAGGCTGGTGTCTCTTTCGCAGCCCACCCCAAGCCAGAGGCAGGCGGGATGCCAGGCACAGCCGTCGTCGCGGCGGTGCTCCGGGCCGATGGTCAGATCCGCCTCGAGCGCATCGTCCGTAGCGCAACAGTTGTGTTGAGCCCCTGGCGCCTGACGCCAGAGCGGGCTGCCGGCGGTCTGCAGGACACGGCTGCTGCGGTTCTGCGCTCGTTCAATCATCAGCGCGCTCCATCGGCTGCCACTGCCGCTGCGCTGCCAGCCCCAGCCCTCGCCGAAACCATCCAGGGCCAGGCGGTCGTGGCGGGCGCTGTCGCCCGTGATCACCGCCTGCCCGTTCAGCGCAGCGGCCAGACCATGGGCCCACAGTTCAGCGCCGGCGCGATGGCTGCCGAGGAGGGGAATCACCTGGCCACCTTCAGCATCCAGAACGAGCACGGCCGGATCTGTCTCTTTGTCGGATAACAGTGGCGCCACGAGGCGGGTGGCTGCTCCCACGGCCCCAATCAGGATCAGTCCGCCGCACCGATCCCAGTGGTTCGCAAGCAGATCAGCGGCAGCACCGATCAGCAGGTCGGCCGGTGGGCTGGGCAGGGAGGCTGACGCCTGCGGCGTGAGGGCGATCCAGTGGACTTCGCCGGCTTGTTGAAGACGCTGCAGCAGGGGAAGGGCACGGCTGGATAGCCCCAGAGCCAGGCAGGGCTTTGGGGCTCGGGTCGGTGACGGGGAAGCGGCGTTCAGAACAACACGGTCGAGGGTCAACGCTGGGTGCCGTCTGGATTCAACAGCTCCCGCGCTGATCCTCCCAGGCTGGTGGTCGGCAGCCGCGGTGGTGGCTCGGCGCGCTGGGGAGGAGGGGCGTCCTCAGGGGCCATCTTCGGCTCGAGATCCGGTTCGATCTTTGGGGGTGCTGCCGTCTCGCCATCGGTTGATGGCTCGGGTTCCATGGCCAGCGTCGGCGCCGTTTCAACGTCCGGTTCCGGTTCCGGTTCCTGTTCGGGGTCTGGCTCTGGGTCTGTGGGTGCCGGGGTCTCGCCCAGAAGGCGAGCGAGTTGGTTGTCGCTCAGGTGGTCTTGCAACCAGATGGGTGGCTGCTCTGATCCCTGCGGTGTGGCGCGCAATTGGTTGTTGAACACGGGCGTGATCGGTTCTCCGAGGCCATCCAGCAGCTCCATCTGCACGGCCTGGGTGCCGCGTCCCTTGGTCTGCAACCACAGGGCCTGCTGCTGGTCCAACAGAACGCTGTCGCCGTTGAGGGTGAGTCGCAGGCGCCAGCGCCCATCCCCCTCGCGCAGGTTCTGCAAAGGGGCATTCCACACCAGCCAGTCGAGAAGCAGGGGTTGGCCTTGGCTCAGTTCAGAGGGACTGACCAGCACCAGCCAGGGATCCTCAGGACCGGGCTGGGTGTTGGGCAGGGCCTGAATCTGGTGCAGCCGCCACTGCAGGCTGGCGCCGGGGAGCTTGACTGCCTCGCCCCATGGAGTGGCGGCGTAGGCCGTGAGCCGATGGCTGCCCGGGCTGAGCGCCGGCAACGTGACCTGGATCCGCCCATCGTTGAGATGGCTGAAGCGTTGGGGGGGGGCTCCGTCGATCTGCAGGGCGATGTGGGCGCCGGGGCCCAGGTCCGGATCGGCTGTGACCGGCCAGTCCTCGACCTGCAGGGTCAGGGTCCAGGAGGCCTCACGGAGCACTGTTCCGTCCTGCGGACTCACCAGAGAGAGTCGGGGCCGCCGGCCATCAAGGCGACGCTGCAGCTGCTGGACGCCGCCGGGTGCGGCGACCTCCTGCAGTGTGCCGCTGGCGGCCGGGATCACCGGGCTCGCCCCATCGCCGCCGGTCGTTGTGGACCAGGGGAGGGACAGGGCGGAAACCGGGCTGGTCCAGCTCAGCGTGATGCAGGCGCAGAGCAGAACCGTCATCAGGCGGCGCAGAGCCGGAGGCCCCATGGACGATGCGGCGGATAAAGGGCATTCTGAAGCTCACCGGTAGCGCCGCCCACCCGCCGCTGTTTGTGTTAGTCAGGACGAAAAGATTCTCGTCAGCACGTGCGGAAAGAGCTCAAAGTTTCCCGGGTTCGTTGTTAATCACTTGCCGTCAGACCCCCTGTCACGACTGGTTCGCGGCGGGATTGAACCTTTGTAACTCCTGGGTCGGGAGATGGATCTTCGCCTCTATGCTTCCGCCAGCGGTCCCCTCTTTGGGGCCCAATGCTCCAGTGAGAGTCAGGGATTTCTGTTCCTGGCAACCACTGGCGCCCGGGTGCGGTGACGCTCTGCTGAGCTGTGCCCGGGGCCCCGGCGAGCCATTTGGTTTGCCGGAGGGGTGGCCCACCACCTCGATCCCGTCCCTCGAGGAACGACTCGATGACCATCAGCCCACCAGAGCGTGGGAGCACCGCGAAGAGCCAGGTCGAAAAGGTCAACAATCCGGCGACCTTTGAACTGTTCGGTAAGCCCGGACATTTCGACCGAGCCCTCGCGAAAGGTCCCAAAACCACCACCTGGGTTTGGAACCTCCACGCCAACGCTCACGATTTCGACAGCCACACGAGTGACCTTGAGGAGGTCTCTCGGAAGATCTTCAGTGCTCATTTCGGCCATCTGGCCGTGATTTTCATCTGGCTGAGCGGCGCTTTCTTCCATGGCGCCCGCTTCTCCAACTTCTCCGGCTGGCTCGCCGATCCCACCCACGTGAAGCCCAGTGCTCAGGTGGTGTGGCCGGTGTTCGGCCAGGAAATCCTCAATGGCGACATGGGTGCCGGTTTCCAGGGCATCCAGATCACCTCCGGTCTCTTCCATGTCTGGCGTGCCTGGGGCATCACCAACGAGACCCAGCTGATGTCTCTGGCCATCGGCGCTCTGGTGATGGCCGGCCTGATGCTGAACGCCGGTGTCTTCCACTACCACAAAGCAGCGCCAAAGCTGGAGTGGTTCCAGAACGTTGAGTCGATGCTCAACCACCACCTGGCTGGCCTGCTGGGTCTGGGCTCCCTCTCCTGGACCGGGCACCTGCTGCACGTGTCTCTGCCCACCACCAAGTTGATGGATGCCATCGACGCCGGCCAACCGCTGGTGCTCAACGGCAAGACGATCGCTTCAGTGGCAGACATCCCCCTGCCGCACGAATTCTTCAACCAGGATCTGCTGGCGCAGCTCTATCCCGGATTCAGCGCCGGTATCGGTGCTTTCTTCCGCGGCGATTGGGCTGCCTACAGCGACTTCCTCACCTTCAAGGGTGGCGTGAACCCCGTCACCGGCAGCATGTGGATGAGCGACATCGCCCATCACCACCTGGCCATCGCGGTGTTGTTCATCGTGGCCGGTCACATGTACCGCACCAACTGGGGGATCGGTCACTCCATTAAGGAGATCCTCGAGGGTCAGAAGGGCGACCCCCTGCTGTTCCCCGCCACCAAGGGCCATGACGGCCTGTTTGAGTTCATGACCACCAGCTGGCACGCTCAGCTGGCTGTGAACCTGGCGATGCTCGGCTCCCTGAGCATCATCGTGGCCCAGCACATGTACGCGATGCCTCCCTATCCGTACATGGCGATCGATTACCCGACCCAGATCGGTCTGTTCACCCACCACATGTGGATCGGTGGCTTCCTGATTGTGGGTGCGGCCGCCCATGGCGCGATCGCGATGATCCGCGACTACGACCCCGCCAAGCACGTGGATAACGTGCTCGACCGAGTGCTCAAGGCCCGCGATGCCCTGATCAGCCACCTCAACTGGGTGTGCATCTGGCTGGGCTTCCACAGCTTCGGTCTCTATATCCACAACGACACCATGCGTGCCCTGGGTCGTCCCCAGGACATGTTCAGCGACTCGGCGATCCAGCTGAAGCCCGTCTTCGCGCAGTGGATCCAGGGTCTGCACGCTGCCGCCGCCGGCAGCACCGCACCCAACGCGCTCTCCAGCGTCAGTGAAGTCTTCAACGGCACCGTCGTCGCCGTTGGCGGCAAGGTCGCCGCTGCCCCGATTCCTCTGGGCACCGCTGATTTCATGGTGCACCACATCCACGCCTTCACGATTCACGTGACGGTGCTGATCCTGCTGAAGGGTGTGCTCTACGCCCGCAGCTCCCGCCTCATCCCCGACAAGGCCAACCTGGGCTTCCGCTTCCCCTGTGATGGCCCCGGTCGTGGTGGCACCTGTCAGGTGTCCGCCTGGGACCACGTGTTCCTGGGTCTGTTCTGGATGTACAACTCCCTCTCCATCGTGATCTTCCACTTCAGCTGGAAGATGCAGAGCGATGTGTGGGGCACGGTGAATGCCGACGGTTCCGTTCAGCACATCACCAACGGCAACTTCGCCAACAGCGCTATCACCATCAACGGTTGGTTGCGTGACTTCCTGTGGGCTCAGGCCGCACAGGTGATCAATAGCTATGGCTCCAACACCAGCGCCTATGGCCTGATGTTCCTGGGTGCCCACTTCGTCTGGGCCTTCAGCCTGATGTTCCTGTTCAGCGGCCGCGGCTACTGGCAGGAGCTGATCGAGTCCATCGTTTGGGCTCACAACAAGCTGAAAGTGGCTCCGGCCATCCAGCCCCGTGCGCTCTCCATCACCCAGGGCCGTGCCGTGGGTGTTGCCCACTACCTCCTGGGCGGTATTGCGACCACCTGGGCCTTCTTCCACGCCCACATCCTTGTGGTCGGCTGATCTCCACCTGTCTTTTCCCTAATGGCAACGAAATTCCCTTCGTTCAGCCAGGGTCTGGCACAGGACCCGACAACCCGCCGTATCTGGTACGGCATCGCCACGGCTCACGACTTCGAGAGCCATGACGGAATGACGGAGGAGAAGCTTTACCAGAAGCTCTTCTCCACCCATTTCGGTCACCTGGCCATCATCGGCCTCTGGGTTTCGGGCAACCTGTTCCACATCGCCTGGCAGGGCAACTTCGAGCAGTGGGTCGCCGACCCCCTGCACGTGCGCCCCATCGCTCACGCAATCTGGGATCCCCACTTCGGTCAGGGCGCGATTGACGCCTTCACTCAGGCGGGTGCGTCCTCCCCGGTGAACATCGCCTACTCAGGCCTGTATCACTGGTTCTACACAATCGGCATGAAGACCAACGCCGAGCTGTATCAGGGTTCCATCTTCATGATGATCCTGTCGGCCTGGGCTCTCTTCGCCGGCTGGTTGCATCTGCAGCCCAAGTTCCGTCCCTCCCTGGCCTGGTTCAAGAACGCTGAATCACGCCTCAACCACCACCTGGCCGTTCTCTTCGGCTTCAGCTCCATCGCCTGGACCGGTCACCTGGTTCACGTGGCGATTCCTGAGTCCCGCGGTCAGCACGTGGGTTGGGACAACTTCCTCAACGTGATGCCCCACCCCGCCGGTCTGGGCCCCTTCTTCACCGGCAACTGGGGTGTGTATGCCCAGAACCCCGACACCATGGGTCAGGTGTTCGGCACCGCCGAGGGTTCGGGCACGGCGATCCTGACCTTCCTGGGTGGATTCCACCCCCAGACGGAAGCCCTTTGGCTCACCGACATCGCCCATCACCATCTGGCCATCGGCGTGATCTTCGTGATCGCCGGCCACATGTACCGGACCAACTTCGGGATTGGTCACTCCATCCGCGAGATCCTCGAAGCCCACAATCCCCCTAAGGGAACCCCTGGTGACCTCGGCGCCGGCCACAAGGGTCTCTACGACACCATCAACAACAGCCTGCACTTCCAGCTCGGCCTGGCCCTCGCTTCCCTAGGCGTGGTCACCAGCCTGGTGGCGCAGCACATGTATGCGATGCCTTCGTATGCCTTCATCGCGAAGGACTACACCACCCAGGCAGCGCTTTACACCCACCACCAGTACATCGCCATCTTCCTGATGTGCGGTGCCTTCGCCCACGGTGCGATCTTCTTCATCCGTGACTACGACCCCGAGGCCAACAAGAACAACGTTCTGGCCCGGATGCTCGAGCACAAGGAAGCGATCATCAGTCACCTGAGCTGGGTCTCTCTCTTCCTCGGTTTCCACACCCTCGGCCTCTACGTCCACAACGATGTGGTCGTGGCCTTCGGGACTCCCGAGAAGCAGATCCTGGTGGAGCCCGTCTTTGCCCAGTTCGTCCAGGCCGCTTCCGGCAAGGCGATGTATGGCTTCGACGTGCTGCTCTCCAACGCCGGCGGTGTGGCCGCCAATGCCAATGCGGCCTACATGGGCGGCTGGATGGATGCCATCAACAGCGGTGGCAACGATCTGTTCCTGCCGATCGGCCCTGGTGACTTCCTGGTGCACCACGCCATCGCCCTGGGCCTGCACACCACGACCCTGATCCTGGTGAAAGGCGCACTGGATGCCCGTGGCTCCAAGCTGATGCCCGACAAAAAGGACTTCGGCTACTCCTTCCCCTGCGACGGCCCCGGCCGTGGCGGCACCTGCGACATCTCGGCCTGGGACGCCTTCTATCTGGCCGTCTTCTGGGCTCTGAACACTGTGGGTTGGGTCACCTTCTACTGGCACTGGAAGCACCTCGCCATCTGGCAGGGCAACGTGGCTCAGTTCAACGAGTCCAGCACCTATCTGATGGGTTGGTTCCGCGATTATCTGTGGCTCAACAGCTCCCAGCTGATCAACGGCTACAACCCCTTCGGCAGCAACAACCTCGCCGTCTGGGCCTGGATGTTCCTGTTCGGCCACCTGGTGTGGGCGACAGGCTTCATGTTCCTGATCTCCTGGCGTGGTTATTGGCAGGAGCTGATCGAGACCATCGTCTGGGCTCATCAGCGCACGCCTCTGGCCAACCTGGTGGGCTGGCGCGACAAGCCTGTGGCTCTGTCGATCGTTCAGGCGCGTGTGGTGGGTCTTGCCCACTTCACGATCGGCTACATCCTCACGTACGCCGCCTTCCTGATCGCTTCCACCTCTGGCAAGTTCGGCTGATTGTCAGTCGCTTGACTCGCCAACCAGTGAGTCGTTCATCCACCCCGTCCGGTTTACCGGGCGGGGTTTTTTGATGGCGGCTGTGGCTCTGGTGTGGCCATAGGATCCGGCCTCTGCTGCCGCGATCGGATGACCAGTCAGTGGGACAACTTCCTGCGCAACCTCGGCGAGTGGCACGGCACGTTTGCGTCGCTGGATTCCCAGCAGCGGGAGCAGTCACGCACCTCCTCGATTCTCACCTTGGAGCAGGGAGACGATGCCCGTCTGGTGCGCTTCGGGTTGCAGCGCTGGGAGGACGCGGCGCTTTCAGGCCCGGCGGCTGAGCGTGGCGCTCCCAGCAGCGCCATGCAGCAGGACTACCGCACCCTTGGCAAGCAGGTGGTGTTCTTTCCTTCCGGTACGTTCTGCAAGGGGTCGCAGCAGTTGGCGCCCGGAACGGCCTTTGGTGGTGAATTCGGCTTCATCGCCGGCGACCGGCGTCATCGTCTGGTGATTCTCTACAGCGAGGCCGGCCGCTTTGAGCGCTCGGTGCTGATTCGCGAGTTCCGTGCCGGCACGGCGACTGAGGAGCAGCCTTCCCTTGCGGCCGAGCAGTTGTTCGGCTCCTGGCAGGGAGAGGAGGCCACGATCAGCGCGGATTGGCCCGAGCCCAGTGTTCAGGCCATCACGATCACGATCGAACCGGCTGATCTTGCTGGCGTCCGCTGGCTGCCCGACGCCGGTGGTTTTCGCGTGCCGGAGCAGGTGAGCCATCGCCAGGCCTTCCTGGTGGAGGCCTGGTGGAAACCGGGCCCCGACCAGTTGGAGCACCTGATTCGCCGCTACGACGGCACCGGCGCCTGGCAGTCGGCCAGTCTGCAGCGCCTGCGGCGCTGAGTCAGGCGCTGAAGGTGATGTCGAGGGTGCGCAGGTAGGTGTGCAGGCCGGCATCCTGAATCGGCAGCACATAGGCATCGGCGCCCGAGTTGTTGTGGTGCGAATGCCAGTAGCCCGGAGGTGTCACAAAGGCGGCGCCCTCCACCCAGTCTTCCCGGTGGGGATTGCGGATGGTTCCATTCGTATTCAGTTCTGTGCCGATCAGGGTGTAACAGCCCGGTTGGCAGGCCACCGCGAAATCGAGGGCGATCGATTGGTGCCGGTGCGGTTTCTGCATCTGACCCGCCGGCAGAATGCCGAGCATGGCCCAGAGGGTGTGGCTCACGGTGCGCGACTGGGGAAAGGCGCTGTTGCCCATGAGGATGCTCACCCGATTGGCTTTTGCACCGCTCGGACTTGCGGCAATCTCGGCGAGGTGCCTCTGGCTGTCGTGATGGCTGTAGAAGGTGGCGGCGAAGCGGGCTTCGCTGGGGATCACGCCGAGATGGCGCAGCAGGGGGGCGTCATGCACCCAGTAGAGACCAGCGTGGCCGTCACTTGCATGCACGGCGTCACCTCCCGCCGGCAGCACGAGCATGTCGCCCTTGCTCCAGCGGAACTGGGCGCCGCAGGCTTCGGTCTCGCCCTCGCCTTCGGCCACGAAGAACAGCTGACTCGTGGCGGTCGCGCTTGTGCGCAGATCACCGTGATCGAGGCGCACGAAATTGGCACAGAGGGACGGGCCCGTAGCCGGCCCCTCGCAGCCCAACTCCTGGCTGAGGTCCAGGGGCAGGATGGCGTTGCCCGCCTCCTGGAAAAAGGCCGGCGAAAAACTGCGATAGGGAATCGCAGCGGTCAGTCCGTTGCGGATCGGGTTGGCGGCTTCGGCGTAGGAGAAGAACTGCGCCTGCTGCGATGACGGGCTGGGTCTGGTTGCGCTCCTCACCATGGCGTCGGCACTCCGTCACGAAACATTGCAGAAAGCCTAAGGATCAGGCCGTCAGCATTCGGTCGTCATGGTGGCCGTTTTGTTCAGCCATCCAGCTGCGGCGTGGGCTCGGGTCGCACACCGCGCCAGCGCTTGAGCAGCAGATACATCGCCGGCACCACAAACAGCGACAGCAGCGTCGACACCAGCAGGCCACTGAACACCACTGTGCCGATACTGATTCGGCTGGCGGAGCCGGTGCCGCTGGCCATCAACAGGGGCAGGAATCCCGCCAGGGAGGTGACGGCGGTGAGCAGGATCGGGCGCATCCGGTTGATTGCCGCCCCTTCGATCGCGTCCAGCAAGGCCATCCCCTGCTCCAGGCGCTGGTTGGCGAATTCCACGATCAGGATGCCGTTTTTGGCGGCCAGGCTCACCAGCACCAACATGCCCATCTGGCCATACACGTCGAGCGGCAGGCCCCGCAGCTTCAATCCGATCAGGGCGCCGAGCAGGGCCATGGGCACCGTGAGCAGGATGATCAGCGGGTCGAGGAAACTTTCATAGAGCCCTGCCAGCAACAGATACACCACCAGAATTCCCAGGCTGAACAGAATCCACGACACGTCTTCCGCCTTGGTTTCCTCGTTGGCCAGGCCGGTGAAGGCCAGGCCGAGGCTGCTGCCGCCGGTGCGGTCGCTGATCGCTTCCAGCAGGTCGATCGCTTGGCCGCTGCTCACGCCATCGGCCGGAATCGCCGTGATGCTGATCGAGCGGCTCTGGTTGTAATGGGTGATGCTGTTGGCTCCCTCCGCCCGTTCCAGCCGCGCCACATTGGCGACGGAGACCAGCTCCCCCTTGCGGTTGCGCACCATCAAGCCGGTGAGGTCGCCTGGATTGGCGCGTTTCTCGCCATCGAGCTGCAGGTAGATCGAGCGGATCTGGCCGCCTTCGAAGGTGTCGTCGATGTAGCGCCCCCCGATCGCCGTGCCGATGTCCCGCAGGGTCTGCCCCACCGGGAGATCCAGGGCCGCCATCTGACTGCGATCGATCTGCAGCCGCCAGCGCGGTGAGCTGGCATCAAAGCGGGTGCTCACCCGCTCGAACTGACCAGTTGCTTCGGCGGCGCGGATGAAGCGCTGAGCTTGCTCTTCAAAGTCCTTCAGGCTGAGCTGACCGGCGCTGCGATCGAGCAGTTCCAGCTGCAGACCTGCCTCGCTGCTGAAGCCGCGCACGGTGGGGGGGGTGGTCACGATTACACGGGCATCGCTGATGCGTTGGCGCAGAGCCTGATTCAGGCGGTCTTTCACCGCTTCACTGCTCTGATCCTGTCCCGGACGTTCCTTGAGCGGCACCAGCCTGAGATAAAACGATCCCTTGTCTTCGCCGCTCTGGCCGAAGGAGCGACCGGCATAGAAGTTCCCGGTGCGGATCAGAGGTTCGTCGGCCACCACTTGCCGGATCTGGTCCATCACCGCCTCGGTGCGTTCCAGGCTGGCGCCATCGGGCAGGGTGAAATAGCCACGAACTTGACCCTGGTCTTCGTCGGGGATGAAGGCGGTGGGCATGGTCGTTAGTCCGAGGCCCGTGATCACCAGCCCGGCCAGCAGCAACCCGATCACCAGCCGGCCGCGGGGAAGCCAAGTGGCCAGCACGCGGCCATACGTCTCCTGGGTGCGGCTCATCCCGTTGCGGAGGGAGGCGCTCAAACGTTTCAACGGTCCAGGCAAGCGACCGCCCCCAGGCCCCAGCACCCGGGCACAGGCCATCGGTGTGAAGGTGAGGGCGTTGAAGGTGGAAAACAGAATGGCGCCGGTGATCGCCAACGCGATTGGCTGATAGAGGCGTCC is a genomic window containing:
- a CDS encoding efflux RND transporter permease subunit: MRSISQPFLRRPVFTIVCSLLVLLAGLVALVGLGLEDLPQLAPTRVSVSATFPAAGPEVVEQSVTAVLEKQLNGLEGLESMSSSSRQGGASISLRFESGDPELNAIKVQNEVNLANRRLPQPVTRQGLSVRRSSDDILLILGFSAPKGLYAPTFIGGWLDQSLRESLRSTPGVGDIRVFGSSELAFRLWLNADQLEQYDLTSNDITTALAEQNVLAALGSLGEAPAPEGQVFSLPVDAEGRLLSKAEFEAMVVKRSDNAGLVRLRDVGRVELGKENYGSSAMNLQGESAVAVGIFQRDGANALEVSRAVQAELAKLQESFPPGLTMQVIVDVAETVQANLDRTTDTLRDAVLLVLVVLVLFLGRWRLAMIPGIAVPVALIGSLVIVKVSGSNLNSLILFGLVLATGIVVDDAIVVSEDIAGRIERGAEPQGAAEDAMAELAGAVIATSLVLAAVFVPVLLIPGSIGRLYQPIALAITGAILFSTFNALTFTPMACARVLGPGGGRLPGPLKRLSASLRNGMSRTQETYGRVLATWLPRGRLVIGLLLAGLVITGLGLTTMPTAFIPDEDQGQVRGYFTLPDGASLERTEAVMDQIRQVVADEPLIRTGNFYAGRSFGQSGEDKGSFYLRLVPLKERPGQDQSSEAVKDRLNQALRQRISDARVIVTTPPTVRGFSSEAGLQLELLDRSAGQLSLKDFEEQAQRFIRAAEATGQFERVSTRFDASSPRWRLQIDRSQMAALDLPVGQTLRDIGTAIGGRYIDDTFEGGQIRSIYLQLDGEKRANPGDLTGLMVRNRKGELVSVANVARLERAEGANSITHYNQSRSISITAIPADGVSSGQAIDLLEAISDRTGGSSLGLAFTGLANEETKAEDVSWILFSLGILVVYLLLAGLYESFLDPLIILLTVPMALLGALIGLKLRGLPLDVYGQMGMLVLVSLAAKNGILIVEFANQRLEQGMALLDAIEGAAINRMRPILLTAVTSLAGFLPLLMASGTGSASRISIGTVVFSGLLVSTLLSLFVVPAMYLLLKRWRGVRPEPTPQLDG
- a CDS encoding cupin yields the protein MVRSATRPSPSSQQAQFFSYAEAANPIRNGLTAAIPYRSFSPAFFQEAGNAILPLDLSQELGCEGPATGPSLCANFVRLDHGDLRTSATATSQLFFVAEGEGETEACGAQFRWSKGDMLVLPAGGDAVHASDGHAGLYWVHDAPLLRHLGVIPSEARFAATFYSHHDSQRHLAEIAASPSGAKANRVSILMGNSAFPQSRTVSHTLWAMLGILPAGQMQKPHRHQSIALDFAVACQPGCYTLIGTELNTNGTIRNPHREDWVEGAAFVTPPGYWHSHHNNSGADAYVLPIQDAGLHTYLRTLDITFSA